The following is a genomic window from Amycolatopsis cihanbeyliensis.
CGGTGAGGCTCCCGAGATCGTAGGTCGCCGAGTCGTCCACTAGCACCGGCCGCTCCGCGCCCCGCGGACCGAGCCTCGCGAGTTTCACAGTCTGCTCCTCCAGCAAAATCATCTGGTAATTTCCCCAGCTTACGGACCTTACTTCGGATCTTCGATTTCGTCGCCGCTTCTGGCAGCATCGACTACGTGGTGCACGAGAATGTGGCCATCCCGCTCCTGGAGGTCGAGGGGGTCAGCAAGAGCTTTCCCGGCGTCCGCGCCGTCACCGATATGCGGCTGGACCTGCGGGGCGGGGAGGTCCTCGCGCTGGTCGGCGAGAACGGCGCCGGTAAGTCGACCCTGATGAAGTTGCTTTCCGGGATTCACCGCGCGGACGCCGGGCGGTTCCGCTTGGACGGCGGCGAGTTCCGGCCCACCGGTCCCAAGCAGGCGCTCGAACGCGGGATCAGCATCATCCATCAGGAGTTCAACCTGATGCCGCACCTGACGGTGGCGCAGAACATCTTCATCGGCAGGGAGCCACGGCGGTGGCGCGCCCTGCTGGATGAGCGGGCGCTCAACGCGCGAGCGCGTGAGCTGATCGGCCGGTTGCGGCTACCGTTGGACGCCGAGGCGGTGGTCGGTGGGCTGACCGTGGCGAAGCAGCAGATGGTGGAGATCGCCAAGGCACTCTCCCACGACGCCAGGGTGCTCATCATGGACGAGCCAACGGCCGCACTGAACGAGGCAGAGGTCGCCACCCTGCACGAGCTGATCCGGCGGTTCGTGCGCCCCGGCACCGGGGTCGTCTACATCTCGCACCGGATGGAAGAGATCAAGCGGATCGCCGATCGGGTGACCGTCATCCGGGACGGTCGGTACGTCGGCACCGTGGACGGCCCGAGCAGCGACACCAGGGAAATCATCGCGCTGATGGTGGGCAGGACCCTCACAGACGGGGCCCGGCCGGCGAATATTCGTCCGGACCGCCCGATAGTGCTGCGGGTAGCGGGGCTGAGCACCAGGACTCTGCTGGACGACGTGTCCTTCGACCTGCGGCAGGGCGAGATCCTCGGGTTCGCCGGGCTGATGGGTGCCGGGCGGACAGAGGTGGCCCGGGCGCTGGTGGGCGCGGACAGCGCACAGTCCGGGACGATCACCCTGCGCGGGAAGCGGATTCGGATCGCCAACCCGGCCGACGCGGTCCGAAACGGCCTCGGCTACCTGTCCGAGGACCGCAAGCGCTTCGGCCTGCTGCTCGACCAGGATGTCCAGGCGAACATCACCCTCGCCGCGCTCCGCGAGCGGTTCAGCAGGGCCGGTTTCGTACGGGACACCGCCGCGGCTCGCGAGGCCGGCGAGTACGCCCGGACCCTGCGGATCAAGACACCCACCCTCCGCCAGACCGCCAGGAATCTCTCCGGCGGCAACCAGCAGAAGGTCGTGATCGCCAAGTGGTTGATCAAGGACTGCGAGGTGTTGATCTTCGACGAGCCGACCCGCGGCATCGACGTCGGCGCCAAGGAGGAGATCTACCAGTTGCTGGGCGAGCTGGCCGCGCGGGGCAAGTCCATCATCATGATCTCCTCCGAACTGCCGGAGATCCTCCGGATGTCGCACCGGATCGTGGTGATGAGCGAGGGCAGGGTCACCGGCGTGCTGGACGCCGAGGAGGCGACCCAGGAGAACATCATGCACCACGCGACGCTGGGCACAGGCGGTGTGGGGAGGCGGAAAACGCATGACGGCGCTGGATGACCCGCCGGACGAAAGCGAGGAACGCCGCGGGATCACCACGGCGGTCAAGGGGCGCCTCCAGCAGTTGCTCGCCTTCGGCAGCCTGGTGGTGATCTCCGCATTCTTCTCGGTGGCGAGCCCGTTCTTCTTCACCTACGGCAACATCACCGCGATCCTGTTCTCCACCGTGGTGATCGGGACGCTCGCCGTCGGCACCACCTTCGTGATCATCGCCGGTGGGATCGACCTGTCCATCGGCACCGGAATGGCGTTGTGCGCCGTGATGTCCGGGGTGTTCCTGGTGCACATCGGGCTGCCGCCGGCGCTCGGGGTCCCCGCGGCGATCCTGTTCGGCGGGCTCATCGGGCTGGTCAACGGGATGAATGTGGCGCTGCTGCGGATCCCGCCGTTCATCGCGACCCTGGCCATGATGCTGGTCGCGGAGGGACTCGCGCTGGTGCTGTCGGGCAGTGCGCCCATCTACTTCACCGGGGTCGAGGGTTATGTCGAGATCTCGACCGGCAGTCTCATCCCCGGCGTGGACTTCCCGAACGCCGTGCTGGTGCTGCTCGGCATCGCCGCGCTGGCGGGGCTGTTGCTCACCAGAACCGTGCTCGGCAGGTACACCTACTCGATCGGCAGCAACGAGGAGGCCACCGAGCTGTCCGGGATCGACGTGCGCAAGTGGAAGATCGGCATCTACGCCTTCGCCGGGCTGTTCATCGGGCTCGCCGGGGTGCTGATCTCCGCGCGGCTGGGCTCGGCTCAGCCCGCCACCGGGATGGGCTACGAGTTGCAGGC
Proteins encoded in this region:
- a CDS encoding sugar ABC transporter ATP-binding protein, which produces MHENVAIPLLEVEGVSKSFPGVRAVTDMRLDLRGGEVLALVGENGAGKSTLMKLLSGIHRADAGRFRLDGGEFRPTGPKQALERGISIIHQEFNLMPHLTVAQNIFIGREPRRWRALLDERALNARARELIGRLRLPLDAEAVVGGLTVAKQQMVEIAKALSHDARVLIMDEPTAALNEAEVATLHELIRRFVRPGTGVVYISHRMEEIKRIADRVTVIRDGRYVGTVDGPSSDTREIIALMVGRTLTDGARPANIRPDRPIVLRVAGLSTRTLLDDVSFDLRQGEILGFAGLMGAGRTEVARALVGADSAQSGTITLRGKRIRIANPADAVRNGLGYLSEDRKRFGLLLDQDVQANITLAALRERFSRAGFVRDTAAAREAGEYARTLRIKTPTLRQTARNLSGGNQQKVVIAKWLIKDCEVLIFDEPTRGIDVGAKEEIYQLLGELAARGKSIIMISSELPEILRMSHRIVVMSEGRVTGVLDAEEATQENIMHHATLGTGGVGRRKTHDGAG
- a CDS encoding ABC transporter permease: MTALDDPPDESEERRGITTAVKGRLQQLLAFGSLVVISAFFSVASPFFFTYGNITAILFSTVVIGTLAVGTTFVIIAGGIDLSIGTGMALCAVMSGVFLVHIGLPPALGVPAAILFGGLIGLVNGMNVALLRIPPFIATLAMMLVAEGLALVLSGSAPIYFTGVEGYVEISTGSLIPGVDFPNAVLVLLGIAALAGLLLTRTVLGRYTYSIGSNEEATELSGIDVRKWKIGIYAFAGLFIGLAGVLISARLGSAQPATGMGYELQAIAAVVLGGTSLSGGRGSILGTLIGALIISVLNNGLQIMSIPQEWQNVILGCVILVAVYTDIIRKRRG